The region GCCGCCGCGGCCGTGCCGGACCTGTTGCGGCTGTTGAACTTGGATTCCGTGATCCGGCGGTTGCCTGACGGATTGGCGACGGAATTAGGGCCGGGCCGCACCTCACCCCTGTCCGGGGGCGAGGTGCAGCGCCTCTGTTTGGCGCGTGTGTTACTCCACTGGCAATCGGGAGAACTCCTGTTGGATGAGCCGACCTCGGCCCAATCGAGTATGGAGGCGGCGCAGCTTTTCGCGGCGTTGTAGGCGTGGACCCAAGGGAAAACCGTCTGGCTGGTCAGTCATCATCCGGAAGCCCGGCGGTGGGCGGATCGTTGTTGGGAATGCACGGGGTGGAACTGTCTGAAGGAACGGCCGCGATGATTGTTTCGTACCCATTGTCTACTGAAGAAGTGGCGATGCTGCGTGGCGGGGATTCGTCCCAGTGGATCGCAATACGGCAACGCATTCGCCGTTGGCTCTCCACCGACACCGCCAGCCCAGTGACGGCGTGGCAACTTTGTGGACTGCCTTTTCGAACCGCGCAACTGGGACCAACACCACTGACTTCCGGAGCACCGCCGAGTGAGGCGGCTGTCTGTGCGGCACGCCTAGTGGAGTGGATTGGAGCTTGTGTCGGCACCTGTGTTACTTTTCCGGGCATGAAGCAAGCCGCACAAACGGTATAGCAAGTTTTCCCCGTGCCCGGGTTTGAGGACCGGCAGAGCGCCGCGAGCTCGCGGTCTGCTTTAGTGTGGCACACGGAACATGCCGACAAAGACTGCCCGCCGGACTTCCTGGTCATCGCCTGTCTCCGCAATCCCGACGGTGTCGGAACGCGAGTGAGCCGTCCGATCATGCGGGAACTTGACAAGGAAGACGTCTGTTGCCTGACTACGCCGACTGCATTCGAGTTCATGTCGCGTGCCGCGTCGGCCCTGCCCATCGGTGTCTGGGAGCAGGGACGGCTGCGCTATGATCCCGTCTATTGCCGACCTCGGAGTGCCCTGGCCGCCCGAGCGCTACAGCAGCTGGCGGATGCCGTCGAGCGGAGCGCATTGATTGCCCCGCAAGCACCGGGGTGTGCCTTGATCATTCCGAATCGGCATACGGTCCATGCACGTGAAGGCTTTCATGCGCGCTATGATGGTACCGATCGCTGGCTGCTGCGCACGATGATTCGGGCGGACTGAAATCGTTCCATCTTCGATATGCCACGTGTATCGCTTAGCTCGGCACGGTGCGCGTCAGATAGCGCGCGATGGAGCGCTTGTAGCCGTCGGGCATGCGGAGGTTCGGGACGTCGGCCAGTGGAAAACAGTGCAGCGCCTGGTGTTCGTGACTCAACGTGAGCTGTTGGGGCGGATCGCACAACGTGCAGGCATAGGTCACAATCACGACCGGCGTGGTCGGCGCAACCGGATAGACCCAGACATCGATGAGTGGGCCGACTTCGATGCGCACGGAAAGTTCTTCGACCAATTCCCGCGCCAAGCAGGGTTCCGGATCCTCGCCATATTCTAATTTCCCCCCCGGCAGCTCCCACTCATCCCGCTCGTTCTGCAGTAACACGATGTGGGCGTCGATCACGACGATCCCTTTCACCGAGACGGGGAAGTGGGGGGGCGCGGGCATCGCTACATTGGGTGATCGGCATATCCATTCCGACTCGCTTTCTTTTAGAAGAGGCACAGCACGACGACACCGCCCATAATCACAACGGAACATTTACAGGGGCTCGCGTCGCCCCCTCCAGCGGCAAAGCCGCTGGAGTCTCCCCCTCAACGCGCCTTTGGCGCTGACACTGCGGATCGATTTCTCGTAACCTTCATCACAGCCACCGCTCCCGCAAGACGAGCATGCCAAGCACGACGGAAAACACAATGCCTATTTCCCGCGCCGCAGCGATCTTGGCCAGTCCGCCGAACGAATTGTGTACCGGATGCTGTACCGTCAGGCGCCGAGTCCCCATGACGCGATCATGAAATCGACGATGCGTGCGAACAACCGCTCGCCGATGGCTGTGGAATAGCCGTCGACGATGCCGACCACGCCGGTCGCTGAAAGGCGCCGCATGTCATGCAGCGAGGGAAGCGTCGTGCACTCCGCGCCGTTTGCGACTGCGCCGACGCGGACGTATGCCTGGCTCAACGCCCAGAGCATCGAGGTCTCGACGCAGCCGGCATGGCAATCGAGCGCGGTGCGATCCGGGAAGCATTCTCGAATCACGCCATTCGTCACAGCAAATAGCTGATGCAGATCCAATGCGGTGTGAACCTCGATCGCTGGATGCGCGCGCTGCACTCGTTGTGCGGCCTCCAGCGAGGGGGCAAAGTTTCCCCCATGGAAGGCGGTGAACAGCAATTGCGTGAACCCGTGTGCAATCACAGACTCCGCTACTTGCTCGACATACGCCATGAACGCCTCGCGGCTCACCGATACTGTTCCCGCAAAAGCCATGTGGTGGGCGGCGCAGCCGATCGGAATCACGGGGGCGACCAGGGTACGACCGAGCTGCAATGCGGCACGAACTGCCAGCGCTTCGGCCAACACCAAATCCGTCTCTAACGGCAAGTGATACCCGTGTTGCTCGATGGAGCCGGACGTAATGATGATCCGCTGCCAACCACGTTGCACCAGACGCTGCACCTCAGGTGATGTCATGGATTGCATCAAGACGGCTGGCGCGGTCATACATTTACTCCGCAGCGGAGTTGATAGAAGGTCGGAAGGCTGAACTGCGTGGTTGGGTCTTGCGCAAAGGCGGCTAATGCGCCGCGTATCTCGTCAATGTCCGCGCGCGTGGCCAGTCGGCTGTTGATGGCGGACTCGGCGATCGCTGCTAATGTGAGCGTGGCCATCTGTTTGCCCTCGCCGGTCGTGAAGACGGGCGTGACGGAGGAGACCTCGATGTCGTGATATCCGGCGGCTCGCACCATGCCCTCCAATTTGGGACCGATCGTGGCGTCGGCGCCGCGTTGCCGGGCCACGGTTTTGTAGAGTGCCACGTAGCGCGCGAACGCGGGACACGCCGGCGCGCACCGATGCCCATCGAAATCCACATCCTCGATGGCGATCGTGCCACCCGGCTTCAAGTGCTTGCGTAATCGTTGCAGCAGCGTGGCCGGTGCGGTGAGGTGAGACAGGAGTAGTCGCAGATAGATCAAATCAAATTGCCTG is a window of Deltaproteobacteria bacterium DNA encoding:
- a CDS encoding TauD/TfdA family dioxygenase, encoding MWHTEHADKDCPPDFLVIACLRNPDGVGTRVSRPIMRELDKEDVCCLTTPTAFEFMSRAASALPIGVWEQGRLRYDPVYCRPRSALAARALQQLADAVERSALIAPQAPGCALIIPNRHTVHAREGFHARYDGTDRWLLRTMIRAD
- a CDS encoding NUDIX domain-containing protein, producing the protein MPAPPHFPVSVKGIVVIDAHIVLLQNERDEWELPGGKLEYGEDPEPCLARELVEELSVRIEVGPLIDVWVYPVAPTTPVVIVTYACTLCDPPQQLTLSHEHQALHCFPLADVPNLRMPDGYKRSIARYLTRTVPS
- a CDS encoding creatininase family protein, with the protein product MTSPEVQRLVQRGWQRIIITSGSIEQHGYHLPLETDLVLAEALAVRAALQLGRTLVAPVIPIGCAAHHMAFAGTVSVSREAFMAYVEQVAESVIAHGFTQLLFTAFHGGNFAPSLEAAQRVQRAHPAIEVHTALDLHQLFAVTNGVIRECFPDRTALDCHAGCVETSMLWALSQAYVRVGAVANGAECTTLPSLHDMRRLSATGVVGIVDGYSTAIGERLFARIVDFMIASWGLGA
- a CDS encoding class I SAM-dependent methyltransferase encodes the protein MPSTMPHPPDGADEACAPDSYIIRGGVTGSDRLSILAHATWPTSKPFLIRAGLRPGMHCLDLGCGNGAISLRLFEILGPTGTVFGLDRDATNIAIAQQQATQLAVGARAEFSAADVMPGIETMSRQFDLIYLRLLLSHLTAPATLLQRLRKHLKPGGTIAIEDVDFDGHRCAPACPAFARYVALYKTVARQRGADATIGPKLEGMVRAAGYHDIEVSSVTPVFTTGEGKQMATLTLAAIAESAINSRLATRADIDEIRGALAAFAQDPTTQFSLPTFYQLRCGVNV
- a CDS encoding ATP-binding cassette domain-containing protein: MTFGNAAAAAAVPDLLRLLNLDSVIRRLPDGLATELGPGRTSPLSGGEVQRLCLARVLLHWQSGELLLDEPTSAQSSMEAAQLFAAL